One Bacillus amyloliquefaciens DSM 7 = ATCC 23350 DNA window includes the following coding sequences:
- the gcvPB gene encoding aminomethyl-transferring glycine dehydrogenase subunit GcvPB: MNNQDQTLIFEMSREGRVGYSLPELDVPETELESLLPGDYIRNEDAKLPEVSELDIMRHYTALSKRNHGVDSGFYPLGSCTMKYNPKLNEKIARFPGFSAIHPLQDEDTVQGALELLYDLSGHLEEITGMDEVTLQPAAGAHGEWTGLMMIRAYHEARGDFGRTKVIVPDSAHGTNPASATVAGFETITVKSNEHGLVDIEDLKRAVNEETAALMLTNPNTLGLFEENITEMADIVHQAGGKLYYDGANLNAVLSKARPGDMGFDVVHLNLHKTFTGPHGGGGPGSGPVGVKKEFIPYLPKPVLTKKEGRLTFDYDRPQSIGRVKPYYGNFGINVRAYTYIRSMGPDGLKAVTENAVLNANYMMRRLAPYYDLPYARHCKHEFVLSGRRQKKLGVRTLDIAKRLLDFGYHPPTVYFPLNVEESIMIEPTETESKETLDAFIDAMIQIAREAEESPETVQEAPHTTVVKRMDETKAARKPVLKYEHTSAGSR; the protein is encoded by the coding sequence ATGAATAATCAAGATCAGACGCTTATTTTTGAAATGTCCCGCGAAGGGCGTGTCGGTTACAGCCTTCCGGAGCTTGATGTACCGGAAACGGAGCTTGAAAGCCTTCTTCCGGGTGATTATATCCGCAATGAAGACGCAAAGCTTCCGGAAGTATCAGAGCTTGATATTATGCGGCATTATACCGCACTTTCTAAGAGAAACCACGGGGTTGATTCAGGTTTTTATCCGCTCGGCTCCTGTACGATGAAATACAATCCGAAATTAAATGAAAAAATTGCCCGGTTCCCAGGCTTTTCAGCCATTCACCCGCTTCAGGACGAGGACACGGTTCAGGGAGCGCTTGAGCTTTTATACGATTTAAGCGGACACTTGGAGGAAATTACGGGTATGGACGAGGTGACGCTGCAGCCTGCGGCGGGCGCTCACGGCGAATGGACCGGCCTGATGATGATCCGCGCTTATCATGAAGCACGGGGAGACTTCGGACGGACGAAGGTGATTGTTCCCGATTCTGCCCACGGGACGAATCCGGCATCCGCCACGGTCGCCGGCTTTGAAACGATTACCGTCAAGTCAAATGAACACGGGCTGGTTGACATTGAAGATTTGAAAAGAGCGGTAAATGAAGAAACAGCGGCGCTGATGCTGACGAATCCGAACACCCTCGGCTTATTTGAGGAAAATATTACAGAAATGGCTGATATCGTCCATCAGGCCGGCGGAAAGCTTTATTATGACGGAGCGAATTTAAACGCCGTTTTAAGTAAAGCAAGACCGGGAGATATGGGATTTGACGTCGTTCATCTTAATCTGCATAAAACATTTACCGGGCCGCACGGCGGAGGAGGACCAGGCTCGGGCCCGGTCGGAGTAAAGAAAGAATTCATTCCGTACCTGCCGAAACCCGTCCTCACGAAAAAAGAGGGCCGTTTGACTTTTGACTATGACCGTCCGCAATCGATCGGGCGCGTAAAGCCTTATTACGGAAACTTCGGCATTAATGTCAGAGCCTACACGTATATCCGCTCCATGGGGCCTGACGGCTTAAAAGCTGTGACCGAAAACGCGGTTTTAAATGCAAATTATATGATGAGAAGACTCGCGCCTTATTATGATCTGCCGTATGCCCGTCATTGCAAGCATGAATTTGTGTTATCGGGAAGAAGACAGAAAAAGCTCGGCGTAAGAACGCTTGATATTGCCAAACGGCTTTTAGATTTCGGCTATCACCCGCCGACTGTGTATTTCCCTCTCAATGTGGAAGAAAGCATCATGATCGAACCGACGGAAACGGAATCGAAGGAAACGCTTGATGCCTTTATAGATGCCATGATTCAAATTGCGCGGGAAGCGGAGGAATCACCTGAGACCGTTCAGGAGGCGCCGCATACCACGGTTGTCAAAAGAATGGATGAAACCAAGGCCGCAAGAAAGCCGGTTTTAAAATACGAACATACATCTGCCGGCAGCCGCTGA